A single region of the Variovorax paradoxus genome encodes:
- a CDS encoding class I adenylate-forming enzyme family protein — MERDFGAIADLVRLHAQHTPDHPALADAHHTLNYGALDALMDRIAASLQQGGLKPGDAIAVCAASSVNYAAVFLGALRAGVAVAPLAPGSTPASLARMIEDADARILFTDAAAAEVVGPAKDGGIPRVALDGSAAGQSLESWLAPAGARPTAVETQPSWPFNIIYSSGTTGEPKGIVQGHGMRWAHVQRGAKYEYGPDTVTLLSTPLYSNTTLVVFFPTIAFGGCVVLMPKFDALGYLQLAEQRRVTHTMLVPVQYQRLMAHPRFDAHDLSSFRLKFSTSAPFNAALKADVLKRWPGGLIEFYGMTEGGGTCILEAHLNPGKLHTVGRPAEGSDIRLIDEDGHEIPRGNIELAGEVVGHSAGMMTGYHRQPAKTREAEWFDATGKRFIRTGDVGRFDADGFLTLFDRKKDMIISGGFNIYPSDLEAVVRAHAAVADVAVVGVPSEQWGETPVAFVVRREGDGTTEAALLQWTNDQLGKTQRLARLHFIDELPRSAIGKVLKRELRDLVGR; from the coding sequence ATGGAACGCGATTTCGGCGCCATTGCCGACCTGGTTCGCCTCCATGCGCAACACACGCCCGACCACCCCGCCCTCGCGGATGCCCATCACACGCTGAACTACGGCGCGCTCGACGCGCTGATGGACCGCATCGCGGCCAGCCTGCAGCAGGGCGGCCTGAAGCCCGGCGACGCCATTGCGGTTTGCGCGGCTTCGTCGGTGAACTACGCGGCGGTCTTCCTCGGTGCGCTGCGCGCGGGTGTGGCGGTTGCGCCGCTCGCGCCCGGGTCTACGCCGGCCAGCCTGGCCCGCATGATCGAGGACGCAGACGCGCGCATTCTCTTCACCGACGCCGCGGCGGCCGAGGTGGTTGGTCCGGCGAAAGATGGCGGCATTCCCCGCGTAGCGCTCGACGGTTCGGCCGCCGGCCAAAGCCTGGAGAGCTGGCTGGCTCCCGCAGGCGCACGGCCCACCGCCGTCGAGACGCAGCCATCCTGGCCCTTCAACATCATCTATTCCTCGGGCACCACCGGCGAGCCCAAGGGCATCGTGCAAGGCCACGGCATGCGCTGGGCCCATGTGCAGCGCGGCGCCAAGTACGAATACGGCCCCGACACCGTCACGCTGCTGTCGACCCCGCTTTATTCGAACACCACGCTGGTGGTGTTCTTTCCCACCATCGCCTTCGGCGGCTGCGTGGTGCTGATGCCGAAGTTCGATGCGCTCGGCTACCTGCAATTGGCCGAGCAGCGCCGCGTAACGCACACCATGCTGGTGCCGGTGCAGTACCAGCGGCTGATGGCGCATCCGCGCTTCGACGCGCACGATCTCTCGTCGTTCCGCCTCAAATTCAGCACCAGCGCGCCCTTCAACGCTGCGCTCAAGGCCGACGTGCTCAAGCGATGGCCGGGCGGGCTGATCGAGTTCTACGGCATGACCGAAGGCGGCGGCACCTGCATCCTCGAAGCCCATCTGAACCCCGGCAAGCTTCACACCGTGGGTCGCCCGGCCGAGGGCAGCGACATCCGGCTGATCGACGAAGACGGCCATGAAATCCCGCGCGGCAACATCGAGCTGGCAGGTGAAGTGGTGGGCCATTCGGCCGGCATGATGACCGGCTACCACCGCCAGCCTGCCAAGACACGCGAGGCCGAATGGTTCGACGCCACCGGCAAGCGCTTCATCCGCACCGGCGACGTGGGCCGCTTCGATGCCGACGGCTTCCTGACGCTGTTCGACCGCAAGAAGGACATGATTATCAGCGGCGGCTTCAACATCTACCCGAGCGATCTCGAAGCCGTGGTGCGCGCCCATGCGGCGGTAGCCGACGTGGCCGTGGTGGGCGTGCCTTCCGAACAATGGGGCGAAACGCCGGTGGCCTTCGTGGTGCGCCGCGAAGGCGACGGCACCACCGAGGCCGCGCTGCTGCAATGGACCAACGACCAGCTCGGCAAGACGCAGCGCCTGGCGCGGCTGCATTTCATCGACGAGCTCCCGCGAAGCGCCATTGGCAAGGTGCTCAAGCGCGAGTTGCGTGACCTCGTCGGCCGCTGA
- a CDS encoding YbeD family protein — protein MTDSTTDTSTPIPDPRKESLIEYPSQFPIKVMGVKADGFVHAITQIAERFDPAFDATTVELRDSKAGNYLGVTITVTATSREQLDDLYRALSTHPSVKVVL, from the coding sequence ATGACCGACAGCACCACCGACACGAGCACTCCGATTCCCGATCCGCGCAAGGAATCGTTGATCGAATACCCCTCGCAGTTCCCGATCAAGGTCATGGGCGTCAAGGCCGACGGCTTCGTGCATGCCATCACGCAGATTGCGGAACGCTTCGATCCGGCCTTCGATGCCACCACGGTCGAGCTGCGCGACAGCAAGGCGGGCAACTACCTGGGCGTGACGATCACCGTGACCGCCACCAGCCGCGAGCAGCTCGACGACCTGTATCGCGCCCTGTCGACGCATCCGTCGGTCAAGGTCGTCCTCTGA
- the lipA gene encoding lipoyl synthase — protein sequence MSTTEVVRDAQSAENYNPLAKQKAAAKLSRIPVKVVQQGEVLKKPEWIRVKAGSPTTRFYEIKQILRESNLHTVCEEASCPNIGECFGNGTATFMIMGDKCTRRCPFCDVGHGRPDPLDKDEPLNLAKTIAKLRLKYVVITSVDRDDLRDGGSQHFVDCIKNIRELSPMTQIEILVPDFRGRDDRALEILKAAPPDVMNHNLETAPRLYKEARPGSDYQFSLNLLKKFKALHPDVPTKSGIMVGLGETDEEILQVMRDMRAHDIDMLTIGQYLSPSGSHLPVRRYVHPDTFKMFEEEAYKMGFSHAAVGAMVRSSYHADQQAHAAGV from the coding sequence ATGAGCACCACCGAAGTCGTCCGCGACGCGCAAAGCGCCGAAAACTACAACCCGCTGGCCAAGCAGAAGGCCGCGGCCAAGCTCTCGCGCATTCCGGTCAAGGTGGTGCAGCAGGGCGAGGTGCTCAAGAAGCCCGAGTGGATTCGCGTGAAGGCCGGCAGCCCCACCACCCGCTTCTACGAAATCAAGCAGATCCTGCGCGAAAGCAACCTGCACACGGTCTGTGAAGAGGCTTCGTGCCCGAACATCGGCGAATGCTTCGGCAATGGCACGGCCACCTTCATGATCATGGGCGACAAGTGCACGCGCCGCTGCCCGTTCTGCGACGTGGGCCATGGCCGCCCCGATCCGCTCGACAAGGACGAACCGCTCAACCTTGCCAAGACCATCGCCAAGCTGCGCCTGAAGTATGTGGTGATCACCAGCGTCGACCGCGACGACCTGCGCGATGGCGGCAGCCAGCATTTCGTCGATTGCATCAAGAACATCCGCGAGCTCTCGCCGATGACGCAGATCGAGATCCTCGTGCCCGACTTCCGCGGCCGCGACGACCGCGCACTCGAGATCCTGAAGGCCGCGCCGCCGGACGTGATGAACCACAACCTCGAGACCGCGCCCCGCCTCTATAAAGAAGCGCGCCCCGGCAGCGACTACCAGTTCAGCCTGAACCTGCTGAAGAAGTTCAAGGCGCTGCACCCCGACGTGCCGACCAAGAGCGGCATCATGGTAGGCCTGGGCGAAACCGACGAAGAGATCCTGCAGGTGATGCGCGACATGCGCGCCCACGACATCGACATGCTGACCATTGGCCAGTATCTGTCGCCGTCGGGCTCGCACCTGCCGGTGCGCCGTTATGTGCACCCGGACACCTTCAAGATGTTCGAGGAAGAGGCCTACAAGATGGGCTTCAGCCACGCGGCCGTGGGAGCGATGGTGCGGTCCAGCTATCACGCGGACCAGCAGGCGCACGCCGCCGGGGTTTAA
- a CDS encoding F0F1 ATP synthase subunit delta codes for MAELATIARPYAEALFKACQGDLEGTAGWLDQLASVAGSPQLLEFAANPKVPPEQVFELIAGLSKQSLPDAGKNFLRAVIDNGRLAALPEVAIQFRALCNARSGAADAVIYSAFPIDDAALQEVGAALERRFARKLTTRVELDPSLIGGIRAVVGDEVLDTSVRARLEQMKAALTA; via the coding sequence ATGGCCGAACTCGCGACCATTGCCCGTCCTTACGCCGAGGCGCTGTTCAAGGCTTGCCAGGGCGACCTCGAAGGCACGGCCGGCTGGCTCGACCAGCTGGCGTCCGTCGCCGGCAGCCCGCAGCTCCTGGAGTTCGCGGCCAACCCGAAGGTGCCGCCCGAGCAGGTGTTCGAGCTGATCGCCGGGCTTTCGAAGCAGTCCTTGCCCGATGCGGGCAAGAACTTTCTGCGCGCCGTCATCGACAACGGCCGGTTGGCTGCATTGCCCGAAGTGGCAATCCAGTTCCGTGCCTTGTGCAATGCGCGCAGCGGGGCTGCCGATGCCGTGATCTACAGCGCTTTTCCGATCGACGACGCGGCGCTGCAAGAGGTTGGCGCGGCGCTGGAGCGGCGCTTTGCTCGCAAGCTCACGACGCGGGTCGAACTCGACCCCTCGCTCATCGGCGGCATCCGTGCCGTGGTCGGCGACGAAGTGCTCGACACCTCGGTCAGGGCGCGCCTCGAACAAATGAAAGCGGCGCTGACCGCCTGA
- a CDS encoding SLC13 family permease, protein MTSSAAEAKAAPPAEQGGGNGLLWVLVAVAVVFAFVRPRAPMDWLRLVDWETVGALAGLLAITQGVEKSGMLQATAQRLLARTHNQRSLALLLTASAAFLSALVTNDVSLFLLVPLTRVLANQAHLPLARLVVLEALAVNAGSALTPIGNPQNLYLWHRSGESFFAFMAMMGPTVAVMLFWLFAAVWLLVPRTPIALKPEAEATPVQPRLLALAGVLFVGFVVALDRHWLLAGLGVVFGVFLLAYPRVLRGIDWALLAIIALMFVDLRQLAELPAVVALLNHWPITEGWRAFLAAIAASQLISNVPAAILLDGHVRDLPALAAGVSVGGFGCVLGSLANLIALRLARVPHGMREFHRISIPFLLVCAASALLLRLG, encoded by the coding sequence GTGACCTCGTCGGCCGCTGAAGCCAAGGCGGCGCCCCCGGCCGAACAGGGCGGCGGCAACGGCCTGCTGTGGGTGCTGGTCGCCGTTGCGGTGGTGTTCGCTTTCGTGCGCCCGCGCGCACCGATGGACTGGCTGCGGCTGGTCGATTGGGAGACCGTCGGCGCACTGGCGGGCCTGCTGGCCATTACGCAGGGCGTGGAAAAAAGCGGCATGCTGCAGGCCACCGCGCAGCGCCTGCTCGCGCGCACGCACAACCAGCGCAGCCTTGCGTTGCTGCTGACCGCGAGCGCGGCCTTTCTCTCGGCGCTGGTAACCAACGACGTGAGCCTGTTCCTGCTGGTGCCGCTCACGCGGGTGCTTGCCAACCAGGCGCACCTGCCGCTGGCGCGGCTGGTGGTGCTCGAGGCGCTGGCGGTGAATGCGGGCTCGGCGCTCACGCCCATCGGCAACCCGCAGAACCTCTACCTCTGGCACCGCTCGGGCGAGAGCTTCTTCGCCTTCATGGCAATGATGGGGCCGACGGTTGCGGTGATGCTGTTCTGGCTCTTCGCGGCCGTGTGGCTGCTGGTGCCGCGCACGCCCATCGCGCTCAAGCCCGAGGCAGAGGCCACGCCGGTGCAGCCGCGCCTCTTGGCGTTGGCGGGCGTGCTGTTCGTCGGCTTCGTCGTGGCGCTCGACCGGCACTGGCTGCTGGCGGGCCTGGGCGTGGTGTTCGGCGTATTCCTGCTCGCGTATCCGCGCGTGCTGCGCGGCATCGACTGGGCCCTGCTTGCAATCATCGCCCTGATGTTCGTGGACCTGCGCCAGCTGGCCGAACTGCCCGCCGTGGTGGCCCTGCTGAACCATTGGCCGATTACCGAGGGATGGCGCGCCTTCCTTGCCGCCATTGCCGCGTCGCAGCTCATCAGCAACGTGCCGGCGGCCATCCTGCTCGACGGCCATGTGCGCGATCTGCCGGCACTCGCCGCCGGGGTGAGCGTGGGCGGCTTCGGCTGCGTGCTGGGTTCGCTGGCCAACCTGATCGCACTGCGGCTCGCCCGGGTGCCGCACGGCATGCGCGAGTTTCACCGCATCAGCATTCCGTTCCTGCTGGTGTGTGCGGCCTCGGCGCTGCTGCTGCGGCTGGGGTGA
- the atpE gene encoding F0F1 ATP synthase subunit C: MENVLGLVALACGLIVGLGAIGASIGIALMGGKFLESSARQPELMNDLQTKMFILAGLIDAAFLIGVAIALLFAFANPFIAALPK, from the coding sequence ATGGAAAACGTTCTCGGTCTCGTCGCTTTGGCTTGTGGTTTGATCGTCGGTCTCGGCGCGATCGGTGCTTCCATCGGTATCGCACTGATGGGCGGCAAGTTCCTCGAGTCGTCGGCTCGTCAACCTGAACTCATGAACGACCTGCAGACCAAGATGTTCATCTTGGCTGGCCTGATCGACGCTGCGTTCCTGATCGGCGTGGCAATTGCCCTGCTGTTCGCTTTCGCCAACCCGTTCATCGCCGCTCTGCCGAAGTAA
- a CDS encoding F0F1 ATP synthase subunit B: MSINATLFVQAIVFLLLVLFTMKFVWPPIAKALDERAQKIAAGLAAAEKAKAELASANQRVEQELVASRNETTNRLADAERRAQQIIEEAKSRATEEANKIVAAAREEANQQSVRAREALREQVAALAVKGAEQILRKEVNAGVHADLLSRLKTEL, from the coding sequence GTGAGTATCAACGCGACCCTGTTCGTTCAGGCCATCGTCTTCCTGCTGCTTGTGCTGTTCACGATGAAATTCGTGTGGCCGCCGATCGCGAAGGCCTTGGACGAACGAGCACAAAAGATCGCTGCGGGCCTGGCGGCCGCCGAGAAGGCCAAGGCCGAACTGGCCTCCGCCAACCAGCGTGTCGAGCAGGAACTGGTGGCGTCTCGTAACGAGACCACCAATCGCCTGGCCGATGCCGAGCGCCGTGCCCAGCAGATCATCGAAGAGGCCAAGAGCCGCGCAACCGAGGAGGCCAACAAGATCGTGGCCGCCGCGCGCGAAGAGGCCAACCAGCAGTCCGTGCGTGCGCGTGAGGCGCTGCGCGAGCAGGTGGCCGCACTGGCCGTCAAGGGTGCCGAGCAGATTCTCCGCAAGGAAGTCAACGCCGGCGTTCATGCCGACTTGCTCAGCCGCCTGAAGACCGAGCTCTGA
- a CDS encoding ATP synthase subunit I, with protein sequence MTTSAPVSEIDAEVSDFKPLTAEEAQRLREKNPEMSPWWVIGAQVAMGLLVAGVAWMWTQRPSAAVSAFYGAMAVAIPAALFVRGVRRARGAVSQSAVMLRFFVWELIKIALTVALLAAAPWLIESISWLALLAGVVVAMKMYWVALLVRPGLLNRI encoded by the coding sequence ATGACAACCAGCGCTCCTGTCTCCGAGATCGATGCCGAAGTCTCCGACTTCAAGCCGCTGACCGCCGAAGAGGCCCAGCGGCTTCGCGAGAAAAATCCCGAAATGTCGCCCTGGTGGGTGATTGGGGCCCAGGTGGCCATGGGATTGCTTGTGGCCGGAGTGGCATGGATGTGGACTCAGCGGCCAAGTGCCGCGGTGTCGGCTTTTTACGGAGCCATGGCGGTAGCGATTCCGGCGGCATTGTTCGTCCGGGGTGTGCGGCGGGCACGCGGTGCCGTGTCGCAATCTGCTGTCATGCTGCGGTTTTTTGTGTGGGAGTTGATCAAGATCGCGTTGACCGTTGCCTTGCTGGCGGCGGCACCGTGGCTGATCGAGAGCATCAGTTGGCTGGCCTTGCTGGCCGGCGTGGTGGTCGCCATGAAAATGTACTGGGTGGCCCTGCTGGTGCGGCCCGGATTGTTGAACCGGATTTGA
- the lipB gene encoding lipoyl(octanoyl) transferase LipB, with the protein MAVSEHASTAAIATQWLGRVDYAETFEAMKRFTLEREAETPDALWMCEHAPVFTQGIAGKQDHILNPGEIPVVQTDRGGQVTFHGPGQVVGYPLIDLRRAGYYVKEYVYRIEESVLRTLAHFGVTGHRVAGAPGIYVRLDDPFSHAALTGPLPAGDPFRGLGKIAALGIKVSRHATYHGVALNARMDLEPFSRINPCGYAGLQTVDLSTIGVQTTWEDAARVLSQKLTTYLAP; encoded by the coding sequence ATGGCGGTCTCAGAACACGCATCCACCGCTGCCATTGCCACGCAATGGCTGGGCCGCGTCGACTATGCCGAGACCTTCGAGGCAATGAAGCGGTTCACGCTCGAGCGCGAGGCTGAAACGCCCGATGCGCTCTGGATGTGCGAGCACGCGCCCGTGTTCACGCAAGGCATTGCGGGCAAGCAGGACCACATCCTGAATCCGGGCGAGATTCCTGTGGTGCAGACCGATCGCGGCGGGCAGGTCACCTTCCACGGCCCGGGCCAGGTGGTGGGATACCCGCTCATCGACCTGCGCCGCGCCGGCTACTACGTGAAGGAATACGTCTACCGCATCGAGGAATCGGTGCTGCGCACGCTGGCGCATTTCGGGGTGACGGGGCACCGCGTGGCGGGCGCGCCGGGCATCTACGTGCGGCTGGACGACCCGTTCTCCCATGCCGCGCTGACCGGCCCGCTGCCCGCCGGCGACCCGTTTCGGGGCCTGGGCAAGATCGCCGCGCTGGGCATCAAGGTGAGCCGCCACGCCACCTACCACGGCGTGGCGCTCAACGCCCGGATGGACCTCGAACCCTTCTCGCGGATCAACCCTTGCGGCTACGCGGGGCTGCAAACGGTCGATCTTTCTACAATCGGGGTCCAAACCACATGGGAAGACGCTGCCCGGGTCCTGAGCCAGAAGCTCACCACCTATCTGGCGCCCTAG
- a CDS encoding D-amino acid aminotransferase, which translates to MHPLTAALPTTLCYLDGEYTALRDAKISVLDRGFIFGDGIYEVVPVYGGQPFCFEEHMARLDRSLAELQIANPLTLAQWRDIVMRLAEPGGDAPQAVYFQITRGVAPRDHAMTKGVRPTVFVMVNPLPPVADAVRAKGVACVTAADFRWEKAHIKSTSLLGAVLARQISVEAGAAETVMFRGEWLSEASSSNVWIAKDGQLIGPPKDNLVLTGIRYGLLERLCAERGIPFALRRISRHEVFGADELLLSSASKEVLPVVTLDGQAIGNGRPGPIYQALYAAYQEAKQRNAEKPQKQGVTPA; encoded by the coding sequence ATGCACCCTCTTACTGCCGCTCTCCCCACCACGCTCTGCTACCTCGATGGCGAGTACACCGCCCTTCGGGACGCGAAGATCAGCGTGCTCGACCGTGGCTTCATTTTCGGTGACGGCATCTATGAAGTCGTCCCCGTCTACGGCGGCCAGCCCTTTTGCTTCGAAGAACACATGGCGCGGCTCGATCGCTCGCTGGCCGAGCTGCAGATTGCCAACCCGCTCACGCTCGCCCAATGGCGCGACATCGTCATGCGGTTGGCCGAACCCGGCGGCGATGCACCCCAGGCCGTGTACTTTCAGATTACCCGTGGCGTTGCGCCGCGCGATCATGCCATGACCAAGGGCGTGCGCCCGACGGTGTTCGTGATGGTGAATCCGCTGCCCCCGGTGGCCGATGCGGTGCGCGCCAAGGGCGTGGCCTGCGTGACCGCGGCCGACTTTCGCTGGGAGAAGGCGCACATCAAGAGCACCAGCCTCCTGGGCGCGGTGCTGGCACGGCAGATCAGCGTGGAGGCCGGCGCGGCCGAAACCGTCATGTTCAGGGGCGAATGGCTGAGCGAAGCATCGTCGAGCAACGTGTGGATCGCCAAAGACGGCCAACTCATCGGCCCGCCCAAGGACAACCTGGTGCTGACCGGCATCCGCTACGGCCTGCTGGAGCGCCTGTGCGCCGAGCGCGGCATTCCGTTTGCCCTGCGCCGCATTTCACGCCACGAAGTGTTCGGCGCCGATGAGTTGCTGCTCTCCTCGGCCAGCAAGGAAGTGCTGCCCGTGGTGACGCTCGACGGCCAGGCCATTGGGAACGGCCGACCCGGCCCCATCTACCAAGCCTTGTACGCGGCTTACCAAGAGGCCAAGCAGCGCAACGCAGAGAAGCCACAGAAACAAGGAGTGACCCCCGCATGA
- the atpB gene encoding F0F1 ATP synthase subunit A: MAAESHAPTASEYIVHHLQHWQVDWSLNPVVQKAIVDFNVINLDSVLYALIVGALGCFVLWLAARKATPGVPGRFQAAVEMLVEMVDNQAKSNIRNAKSRKFIAPLALTVFVWIFLLNAMDMLPVDLLPSLWGKVFEAAGHDPHHAYMRVVPTADLSTTLGLSTSVLLLCLFYSVKIKGLGGWGHELITAPFGAHPVLWPINLLMQVIEYLAKTVSHGMRLFGNMYAGELVFMLIALMGGAMAASFSGVMLPIGHVIAGTVWAIFHILVITLQAFIFMMLTLIYLGQAHEAH, from the coding sequence ATGGCCGCCGAAAGTCACGCCCCGACCGCGAGTGAATACATCGTTCACCACCTCCAGCACTGGCAAGTTGACTGGAGCCTCAATCCCGTGGTCCAGAAGGCCATCGTCGACTTCAACGTCATCAACCTCGACTCGGTGCTCTATGCGCTGATCGTCGGTGCCCTGGGTTGCTTTGTGCTGTGGCTGGCTGCTCGCAAGGCCACGCCGGGCGTGCCGGGCCGGTTCCAGGCCGCGGTCGAAATGCTCGTCGAAATGGTCGACAACCAGGCCAAGTCGAACATTCGCAACGCAAAAAGTCGCAAGTTCATTGCGCCGCTGGCGCTCACCGTGTTCGTCTGGATCTTCCTGCTGAACGCCATGGACATGTTGCCGGTCGACCTGCTGCCCTCGCTCTGGGGCAAGGTTTTCGAGGCTGCCGGACACGATCCGCACCATGCCTACATGCGCGTCGTTCCCACGGCCGACCTCTCCACCACGCTCGGCCTGTCGACCTCGGTACTGCTGCTGTGCCTGTTCTACAGCGTCAAGATCAAGGGCCTGGGCGGCTGGGGCCACGAACTCATCACCGCGCCTTTCGGTGCCCACCCCGTGCTCTGGCCGATCAACCTGCTGATGCAAGTCATCGAATACCTGGCGAAGACCGTCTCGCACGGCATGCGGTTGTTCGGCAACATGTATGCGGGTGAACTCGTTTTCATGCTGATCGCGCTCATGGGTGGTGCGATGGCAGCCTCGTTCTCGGGAGTGATGCTGCCCATCGGGCACGTCATTGCCGGTACCGTCTGGGCGATCTTCCACATCCTGGTGATCACGCTTCAGGCATTCATTTTCATGATGCTGACCCTGATCTATCTCGGCCAGGCTCATGAAGCGCATTGA
- a CDS encoding helix-turn-helix domain-containing protein, which produces MQTPATRPHAEPSSLSLRDYGASRGSHAHDHFQVLVGLSGVLELEVEGRGARVGAGESHVVVPGDRHDFESRSGSQCLILDTRQPQWAHCAGRPPVDASRLHALAKYLAQCAQHPQASALALQHGPALLLEAWRAAAPADGRSRAIDWTALATWARARWHEPLGVADLARVACLSPGHFAQRCRDEQGVSAMHWLRTLRLAHARELRVAGVGVAETARRTGYRSPSALTAALRRLGGR; this is translated from the coding sequence ATGCAAACGCCAGCAACACGCCCCCACGCAGAACCGAGCAGCCTTTCGCTGCGCGACTACGGGGCCTCGCGCGGCAGCCACGCGCATGACCATTTCCAGGTGCTGGTCGGCCTCTCGGGCGTGCTCGAACTCGAAGTGGAGGGGCGCGGAGCGCGCGTCGGCGCCGGCGAGTCGCACGTGGTGGTGCCCGGCGACCGGCACGACTTCGAATCTCGCAGCGGCAGCCAGTGCCTCATTCTCGATACCCGCCAGCCCCAATGGGCGCACTGCGCAGGGCGTCCACCGGTGGATGCATCGCGGCTGCATGCCTTGGCAAAGTACCTCGCGCAATGCGCGCAGCATCCGCAGGCGTCCGCCTTGGCGCTGCAGCACGGCCCCGCGCTGCTGCTCGAGGCCTGGCGAGCGGCAGCGCCGGCCGATGGGCGCAGCCGCGCCATCGACTGGACGGCGCTCGCTACCTGGGCCCGGGCTCGCTGGCATGAGCCGCTGGGCGTGGCCGATCTCGCACGCGTGGCGTGCCTGAGCCCCGGCCATTTCGCGCAGCGCTGCCGCGACGAGCAAGGCGTGAGCGCGATGCACTGGCTGCGCACGCTGCGGCTCGCGCATGCGCGCGAACTGCGAGTGGCGGGCGTGGGCGTGGCCGAAACAGCGCGCCGCACGGGCTACCGCTCGCCCTCCGCGCTCACCGCGGCGTTGCGCAGGCTCGGCGGCCGCTGA
- the atpA gene encoding F0F1 ATP synthase subunit alpha — translation MQLNPAEISELIKSRIEGLGVSANIRNEGTVVSVTDGIVRVHGLSDAMQGEMLEFPPSADGTPSFGLALNLERDSVGAVILGEYEHISEGDTVKCTGRILEVPVGPELVGRVVNALGQPIDGKGPINAKMTDVIEKVAPGVIARKSVDQPLQTGLKSIDSMVPIGRGQRELIIGDRQTGKTAVAIDAIIAQKGQGVTCIYVAIGQKASSIKNVVRALEQVGAMDYTIVVAASASESAAMQYVSAYSGCTMGEYFRDRGQDALIVYDDLSKQAVAYRQVSLLLRRPPGREAYPGDVFYLHSRLLERAARVNADYVEAFTKGEVKGKTGSLTALPIIETQAGDVSAFVPTNVISITDGQIFLETNLFNAGIRPAINAGISVSRVGSAAQTKIIKGLSGGIRTDLAQYRELAAFAQFASDLDEATRKQLDRGARVTELLKQAQYSPLPISLMGATLFAVNKGFMDDLDIKKVLSFEHGLHQFLKTSHGPLLDKIEQAKALDKDAEAELTSAITAFKKSFA, via the coding sequence ATGCAACTCAATCCCGCAGAAATTTCCGAACTGATCAAGAGCCGCATCGAGGGTCTCGGCGTCAGTGCCAACATCCGCAACGAAGGCACCGTGGTTTCGGTGACCGACGGCATCGTGCGCGTGCACGGCCTGTCCGACGCGATGCAAGGCGAAATGCTCGAATTCCCGCCGAGCGCTGACGGTACGCCGTCGTTCGGCTTGGCGCTCAACCTCGAGCGCGACTCGGTCGGCGCCGTGATCCTGGGCGAATACGAGCACATCTCCGAAGGCGACACGGTCAAGTGCACCGGCCGCATCCTGGAAGTGCCGGTCGGCCCCGAGCTCGTCGGCCGCGTGGTCAATGCGCTGGGCCAGCCGATCGACGGCAAGGGTCCGATCAACGCCAAGATGACCGACGTGATCGAAAAGGTCGCCCCGGGCGTGATCGCCCGCAAGTCGGTCGACCAGCCCCTGCAAACCGGCCTGAAGTCCATCGACTCCATGGTGCCGATCGGCCGCGGCCAGCGCGAGCTGATCATCGGCGACCGCCAGACCGGCAAGACCGCCGTGGCCATCGACGCGATCATTGCCCAGAAGGGCCAGGGCGTGACCTGCATCTACGTTGCGATCGGCCAGAAGGCTTCGTCGATCAAGAACGTGGTGCGCGCGCTCGAGCAAGTGGGCGCCATGGACTACACGATCGTGGTGGCCGCATCGGCCTCCGAATCGGCAGCCATGCAGTACGTGTCGGCCTACTCGGGCTGCACGATGGGCGAGTACTTCCGCGACCGCGGCCAGGACGCCCTGATCGTCTATGACGACCTCTCCAAGCAAGCCGTTGCATACCGCCAGGTGTCGCTGCTGCTGCGCCGCCCGCCAGGCCGCGAAGCCTACCCTGGCGACGTGTTCTATCTCCACAGCCGTCTGCTCGAGCGCGCCGCGCGCGTCAACGCCGACTACGTGGAAGCCTTCACCAAGGGTGAAGTCAAGGGCAAGACCGGCTCGCTTACCGCGCTGCCGATCATCGAAACGCAAGCCGGCGACGTGTCCGCTTTCGTTCCGACCAACGTGATCTCGATCACCGACGGCCAGATCTTCCTGGAAACCAACCTGTTCAACGCAGGTATCCGCCCCGCCATCAACGCCGGTATCTCGGTGTCGCGCGTGGGTTCGGCGGCCCAGACCAAGATCATCAAGGGCCTGTCGGGCGGTATCCGTACCGACCTTGCACAGTACCGCGAGCTGGCTGCGTTCGCGCAGTTCGCTTCCGACCTGGACGAAGCCACCCGCAAGCAGCTCGACCGCGGTGCCCGCGTGACCGAACTGCTGAAGCAGGCCCAGTACAGCCCGCTGCCGATCTCGCTGATGGGTGCCACGCTGTTTGCCGTGAACAAGGGTTTCATGGACGACCTGGACATCAAGAAGGTTCTGTCCTTCGAGCACGGCCTGCACCAGTTCCTGAAGACCAGCCACGGCCCCCTGCTCGACAAGATCGAGCAAGCCAAGGCGCTC